One window of Drosophila bipectinata strain 14024-0381.07 chromosome 4, DbipHiC1v2, whole genome shotgun sequence genomic DNA carries:
- the LOC108126859 gene encoding serine-rich adhesin for platelets isoform X4 encodes MCTKYHRNPVNPTNIISKGGADDITTVILLNNDLGRVGDTHGRFLKLRPEVGLLTSTARTFIQNGITTEFATKIVGTELNNGRLYAQYLKKRSRVLYKNDNPSPAVLTSWVGEKAFQQSPQFLQSHNDLFNMDANVWQHIDDNLEIKKNDFIGNTDFVNVQSTKLTDPIHPSEKDANRPVFLPEEYGNNHKRQSIHVKKEELNTFKSVQSLSVEDLETFTVKNHNIIFSEVTIASNNSNHDINYSKNLHERYGKNVNSNISEPEDESISKIDLSTVTYYGFAEFTTMVGDSVIVFLPSTLQANQHFGHVTSIRGVPTLGSELVQTQISHVVKNTQILVNKTSDLERMHEEYIVSSENVPIFSSVSPSLDQMVDEKILLKNSINQNIDTEITLSSKNVTSVHLAQNTSINIGQYNFTIKEMKDPMHKLSYYHQNPSSEQALGGATTIFLDDDPFTKYIAKTDLTYSSLNVQPEKSSVKVANKMSIKINEHFVNANKNEIILKINSTKSNNIKENYTSCDHTTSQVFFTQMAKLLSDMSSLAGDDVIRDNPIANFDIIETTKYYCIQASQVQQTTDLVEINNISNIQIEPHRKSKPFDVNETTSLQTEYYDFTNENEYEGEDDEYEVPDDFDFIYKTFFTTYTYLTTFFEGSESTISSHTEIITNLVSSKSRTEEEFMTQIFSTAKENEVFENKNDQSNPNISHEVSKYSLPKDLVNILVEHNSSKNISEIKKITQATENLDDWKYTKTFYTTYTYYTSIFSDNNTEIMSRTDVITSYVTSKPFNNHTYIFTEPNHSNSLSIAETNEITTSTNIIKNDKFMTSSYNISNDFLYQEDQVSSESNTEEIIPSATLLLQTSFTTFTFYTTMYVGNDTNIVSRLETVTNIATGILQPSKTLQGENVFPVTYFTTFTYWTKLAKDGEISTISREETLSNIVSPTNISQETVYTSSSKISKNKKNQDYDITTNITDVLSTLHQSSDFVTYYTTYTYYTTSYEGNETFTDSRFETSTNVVTSNQVSLSTLETEFAVPQNIYPSTKNLQALSTSENQLVLFDFKKIIDADEVSTLYFTTEILSKVNDDGFSIEITSSTSRLKIDESKKKFISSTSINNGPDETSSISRLHKTGLLRIIEGKRIQNNTTTVYQSKVIGTVISNRYAQVIESTSSFLYESTFSDNFIFPTKTTAMEYSISTNEITTLSQSSKNYSETIIENLSSQNDEYTDPLQTLKRTFAPVIRPFASRNRPTFAPKQKNQISISATIITRSDITPTITATPALKIVGKYSSSRRGAFPSALKSPNDSSFHQSHSTKRFFGRPSKLTTDLHGISESNTVYFASRNRFSSSLHATQNLSTKRQDINISHRPTKTAFWGSSILSNIRIRPNSSLSNGGLPTQILAHDDFSLDSSIEEGNSTEVSEELESTKRNQNQLLRLRRPVNRPSGFIASTKNLGNTPVTSFRRNPLLARSKFSTTTSTTTTTVKPSPRSFPRPIGLQARSRSQSNLFPPRGLFQPQQKEEHPIDIKNANFSENSFELDSEHGYDKTENSNGKRHRNKRSSKILRCHTRRRRQSEAKSRNPFRFRRQNSTISTPREEGKQANYEELEESNHSLAKTTSRFGSRFHSPRGNQMHSQGNSFNSTIVITHNTIRPTRPSSKRPQFTLRENENSFKSNTRSGSQSNFRRQSGNASTRRPISSNQSSSSTNKRIKSYNNYNNKNNGEYGRLPHMTRSRNINTNTSKRGRGSVRSRTRGEYASDFKIDEQEEKIITVTHFIPSEVTVPFINGYTTDYKNIITAKTSTELVGPNQYTNVVGNNGLTSLYLKREESKINDAGFTEHTKYLLHESITSTVTFTPTTIRGRKTSFSHILPSTGYSVEYLVSTIQPQISANAPLANILLSQLLLGNLNLPAHHLNGQQQNFISPVVTSSAEPITEYRTHTSTYVTTIFDGKSTILPITFQGKKILTTVYDTTAQTITATEYSVDTIVNTPSMVENIQSNGPAAVNSLLLQQLLLQQQQEPLSLPPILLKTETPQITQSENFQDLEVTRSNVRFIDDVDYIDIPSNKNTMPMSKNSRKKEKKGSHGRKRSRHNELVMNSQDASVITLYVSGRRPGEFSTVLSTVQNTYDRSASLQKRHIQTTIASKDLKKNQDAKELNFLMNTLPCSIRGSTTSLEDTVGDVSIWLETSSKKLKLFSMETELAKINSTRTYILNI; translated from the exons ATCACCGTAATCCTGTGAACCCAACTAACATTATATCAAAAGGTGGAGCTGATG ATATAACAACTGTTATTTTGCTTAATAATGATTTAGGCCGCGTGGGTGATACCCACGGCAGATTTTTAAAGCTACGTCCTGAAGTTGGACTTTTAACATCAACTGCACGAACATTTATACAGAATGGAATAACAACTGAGTTTGCAACCAAGATTGTAGGTACTGAACTAAATAACGGAAGACTGTACGCACAATATCTCAAAAAACGATCAAGAGTTCTTTACAAAAACGACAATCCTTCTCCTGCGGTTTTAACAAGCTGGGTAGGAGAAAAAGCTTTCCAACAATCACCTCAATTTTTACAAAGTCACAATGATTTGTTTAATATGGATGCAAATGTTTGGCAGCATATTGACGATAATCttgaaattaagaaaaatgaCTTTATAGGAAATACCGATTTTGTCAACGTACAGAGCACAAAACTAACCGATCCTATACACCCAAGCGAAAAAGATGCAAATCGTCCTGTTTTTCTACCGGAAGAATATGGAAATAACCACAAACGGCAATCAATTCATGTAAAGAAAGAAGAGTTGAATACATTTAAAAGTGTTCAGTCCTTATCCGTTGAAGATTTGGAAACATTTACTGTTAAAAatcataatataatttttagtgaAGTTACTATCGCAAGCAATAATTCCAATCATGACATAAACTATTCGAAAAATCTTCATGAACGATATGGTAAAAACGTAAACAGTAATATTTCAGAACCGGAAGATGAAAGTATTTCAAAAATAGACTTATCTACTGTAACCTACTACGGATTTGCAGAGTTTACTACTATGGTCGGCGACAGTGTCATCGTTTTTTTGCCAAGTACTTTACAAGCTAATCAACATTTTGGACACGTAACTTCGATTAGAGGAGTTCCTACACTGGGATCTGAACTTGTCCAAACTCAAATTAGTCATGTCGTAAAGAATACCCAAATTTTGGTAAACAAAACCTCGGATTTAGAAAGAATGCACGAGGAATACATAGTTTCTTCCGAAAATGTTCCAATTTTTTCCAGTGTCTCTCCAAGCTTGGATCAAATGGTTGAtgaaaaaatccttttaaagaactcaataaatcaaaatatagATACTGAGATAACATTAAGCTCAAAAAATGTTACCTCGGTTCACCTTGCCCAAAACACATCGATTAATATTGGACAGTATAACTTTACCATCAAAGAAATGAAGGATCCTATGCATAAACTGAGCTATTATCATCAAAATCCGTCAAGTGAACAAGCACTGGGAGGTGCCACCACTATTTTTTTAGATGATGATCCTTTTACCaaatatattgcaaaaacCGATTTGACTTATTCTTCGCTCAATGTGCAGCCAGAAAAAAGCTCTGTTAAAGTAGCAAATAAAATGAGTATTAAAATTAACGAACATTTTGTTAATGCCAATAAAAAcgaaattatattaaaaataaattcaacaaaatcaaataacataaaagaaaattatacatCATGCGATCACACCACATCGCAGGTATTTTTTACTCAAATGGCAAAGCTACTTTCTGATATGTCATCTCTAGCTGGGGATGATGTTATAAGAGATAATCCAATTGCCAATTTTGATATCATAGAGACTACTAAATATTACTGTATACAGGCTTCTCAGGTTCAGCAAACAACGGATTTAGttgaaattaataatataagtaATATTCAAATTGAGCCTCACCGTAAATCAAAACCATTTGATGTAAATGAAACCACTTCCCTACAAACCGAATACTACGACTTTACCAACGAAAATGAGTATGAGGGAGAAGATGATGAATATGAAGTCCCCGATGACTTTGATTTCatttataaaacattttttaccACTTATACATATTTGACAACATTTTTTGAAGGCTCCGAGAGCACTATTTCTAGCCATACAGAAATTATAACTAACTTAGTTTCTTCGAAATCTAGAACTGAAGAAGAATTTATGACACAAATTTTTAGCACAGCTAAGGAAAAtgaagtttttgaaaataaaaacgaccaATCAAATCCAAATATCTCACATGAAGTTTCTAAATATTCATTACCAAAAGACCTTGTAAATATACTTGTAGAGCACAACtcatcaaaaaatatttccgaaatcaaaaaaataactcAAGCGACCGAAAATCTTGATGATTGGAAATACACGAAAACTTTTTACACAACCTATACATATTATACGTcaattttttctgataacaaTACTGAGATCATGTCGCGGACAGATGTGATAACTAGTTATGTAACTTCGAAGCCTTTCAATAATCATACTTATATATTTACAGAACCAAATCACAGTAACAGTTTGTCGATAGCAGAAACAAATGAGATTACAACGTCtacaaatataattaaaaatgataaatttATGACATCTAGTTACAATATAAGCAATGATTTCTTATATCAGGAAGATCAAGTTAGTTCGGAAAGCAATACTGAGGAGATAATACCATCTGCTACTTTACTTCTTCAAACCAGTTTTACCACTTTTACGTTCTACACAACAATGTATGTCGGCAATGACACAAATATTGTTAGTCGCCTTGAGACTGTGACAAATATAGCGACCGGAATATTGCAACCATCAAAAACCCTTCAAGGTGAAAATGTCTTTCCGGTTACATATTTCACAACATTTACATATTGGACAAAGTTAGCCAAAGATGGTGAAATTTCAACAATAAGCAGAGAGGAAACTTTATCTAATATAGTCTCACCTACAAATATCTCACAAGAAACAGTATATACATCTTCATctaaaatatccaaaaataaaaaaaatcaagattaTGATATTACCACAAATATAACTGATGTTTTAAGCACTTTACACCAGTCCTCAGATTTTGTAACTTACTACACAACTTATACGTATTATACCACTTCATATGAAGGAAATGAAACTTTTACCGATTCGCGTTTCGAGACTTCAACTAATGTTGTGACAAGTAATCAAGTGTCTTTATCTACACTAGAAACTGAATTTGCAGTTccacaaaatatatatccttCAACCAAAAATTTGCAAGCACTAAGTACTTCTGAGAATCAATTAGTTTTGTttgactttaaaaaaataattgatgctGATGAAGTGAGTACTTTATATTTTACAACAGAAATTCTATCAAAAGTGAATGACGATGGATTTAGTATTGAGATAACAAGCAGCACCTCAAGATTAAAAATTGacgaatcaaaaaaaaaatttatatcttCTACTTCTATAAATAATGGCCCCGATGAAACCTCATCAATATCTAGATTGCATAAAACTGGATTGCTTAGGATTATCGAAGGCAAACGAATCCAAAATAATACCACAACTGTGTACCAATCAAAGGTTATTGGAACGGTTATTAGCAATAGATATGCGCAAGTCATTGAAAGTACATCTAGTTTTTTGTATGAAAGTACTTTTTCAGATAATTTCATATTCCCAACTAAAACAACAGCAATGGAATATTCTATTTCAACTAATGAAATAACAACATTATCCCAAAGCTCGAAAAATTATTCTGAAACTATAATAGAAAATCTGAGTTCTCAAAACGATGAATACACGGATCCGCTACAAACATTGAAAAGAACTTTTGCTCCTGTAATACGACCCTTTGCTTCACGAAATAGACCAACTTTTgccccaaaacaaaaaaaccaaatctcCATCAGCGCAACTATTATTACTAGATCCGATATAACTCCAACTATAACGGCAACACCTGCTTTAAAAATAGTTGGTAAATACAGCTCTTCCCGCCGCGGAGCCTTTCCTAGTGCGTTGAAAAGCCCGAACGACTCCAGTTTTCATCAATCTCATTCGACTAAACGATTTTTTGGTCGTCCATCAAAACTAACAACAGATCTGCATGGAATCTCTGAATCGAACACTGTATATTTTGCTTCAAGAAACAGATTCTCATCTTCCTTGCACGCAACTCAAAATTTAAGTACTAAGCGGCAAGATATTAATATTTCACATCGTCCAACTAAAACTGCTTTTTGGGGCTCATCAATATTATCCAATATTCGTATTAGGCCAAACAGCTCTCTTAGTAATGGGGGCTTACCAACACAAATCCTCGCCCATGACGACTTTTCTTTAGATAGTAGCATTGAAGAAGGTAACTCAACAGAAGTAAGTGAAGAATTGGAATCTACAAAACGCAATCAAAATCAATTACTGCGGCTTCGTCGACCTGTAAATAGACCAAGTGGATTTATTGcatcaacaaaaaatttaggAAATACGCCAGTAACTTCGTTTAGAAGGAATCCATTGTTAGCACGTTCGAAATTTTCAACCACAACTAgtacaacaactacaacagtCAAACCTTCGCCACGTAGTTTTCCCCGTCCTATTGGTCTTCAAGCTAGATCAAGGTCTCAAAGTAATCTATTTCCTCCACGCGGACTTTTCCAGCCACAGCAGAAAGAAGAACACCCCATAGACATAAAAAATGCTAACTTTTCCGAAAATAGTTTTGAATTAGATAGTGAACATGGATACGATAAAACCGAAAATAGTAATGGTAAAAGGCATCGAAATAAACGGTCAAGCAAAATTTTACGCTGCCATACCAGACGACGTCGTCAATCGGAGGCAAAATCTAGGAATCCATTTAGGTTTCGTCGTCAAAACTCCACGATATCTACCCCAAGGGAAGAGGGTAAGCAAGCCAACTATGAAGAGCTGGAAGAATCAAACCATTCTCTAGCTAAAACAACTTCTCGTTTTGGATCCAGATTTCATTCTCCACGAGGAAATCAGATGCACTCTCAAGGTAATAGTTTCAACTCCACAATTGTTATAACGCATAACACAATTAGACCAACTCGTCCATCTTCCAAGCGACCTCAGTTTACCCTTagagaaaatgaaaattcttttaaaagcAATACACGATCAGGATCACAAAGCAATTTCCGTCGCCAATCAGGTAATGCTTCGACTAGGCGCCCAATTAGCTCCAACCAAAGTAGTAGCTCTACcaataaaagaataaaaagttataataattataataataagaataatGGAGAATACGGACGATTACCTCATATGACACGTTCCAGAAACATTAACACTAATACGTCTAAGCGAGGAAGGGGTTCTGTCCGCAGTCGAACTAGGGGCGAGTATGCCTCCGACTTTAAAATTGATGAGCAGGAAGAGAAAATAATCACAGTTACACATTTTATACCATCTGAAGTAACGGTACCTTTCATAAATGGCTATACAAcagattataaaaatattataactgCTAAAACCAGTACAGAACTTGTGGGCCCGAATCAATATACCAATGTTGTCGGTAATAACGGATTGACTTCTTTATACCTTAAAAGGGAGGAGTCTAAGATAAATGATGCCGGGTTTACAGAGCATACCAAATACCTTTTGCATGAATCAATCACAAGTACTGTAACATTTACACCCACTACTATACGCGGTCGAAAGACATCGTTTTCACACATTCTTCCATCGACCGGATACTCTGTAGAATATCTTGTATCTACAATACAGCCCCAAATTTCAGCCAATGCACCACTAGCGAATATATTACTATCGCAGTTACTTTtaggaaatttaaatttgccaGCTCATCATTTAAATGGTCAGCAACAAAATTTCATATCACCAGTAGTTACATCTTCTGCTGAACCTATTACTGAATATCGAACTCATACATCAACATATGTAACTACGATTTTTGATGGAAAGTCCACTATATTACCAATAACGTTTCAGGGTAAAAAAATTCTGACCACTGTATATGATACGACTGCACAAACTATAACAGCTACCGAATATAGTGTAGATACAATCGTAAACACTCCATCAATGGTTGAAAACATACAGTCTAATGGACCAGCAGCAGTAAACAGCTTGTTGCTACAACAGTTGTTgctccaacaacaacaggagCCGTTATCCTTACCTCCAATACTTTTAAAAACTGAAACACCTCAAATAACACAAAGTGAAAACTTTCAGGACTTGGAAGTAACCCGTTCAAATGTCAGATTCATCGATGACGTCGACTATATAGACATACcatcaaataaaaatacaatgcCAATGTCTAAAAATtctcgcaaaaaagaaaaaaagggtaGTCATGGTCGTAAGCGAAGTAGACATAATGAATTAGTAATGAATTCACAGGATGCAAGTGTAATAACCCTCTACGTATCAGGGCGAAGACCTGGTGAATTTAGTACTGTGTTATCTACTGTACAGAATACTTACGATCGTTCTGCTTCCTTACAAAAGAGGCACATTCAAACAACTATTGCTTCAaaagacttaaaaaaaaaccaagatgctaaagaattaaattttttaatgaataccTTACCATGCTCAATAAGAGGTAGTACAACTTCGTTGGAGGATACTGTGGGTGATGTAAGCATTTGGTTAGAAACATCGagcaagaaattaaaattgttttcaatGGAAACAGAATTAGCGAAAATAAACAGTACTCGTACAtacatattaaatatttaa